The proteins below come from a single Lactobacillus johnsonii genomic window:
- a CDS encoding Dps family protein: MAYPKTKKIMNEIVADLTQTHMVVHQHHWYMLGRGFLKLHPYLDGVMEELAEQQDGVAERLIAINGNPISTYEEVLEETNVPDQIGSWDLSIEERFQLIINAYKQLRDDYERGIKISEGEGDDSTNDLLISYHTAIEKRIWMMSAELGQRPGEGE; this comes from the coding sequence ATGGCTTATCCAAAAACTAAAAAAATTATGAATGAAATTGTTGCTGATTTAACTCAAACTCACATGGTTGTCCACCAACACCATTGGTATATGCTTGGAAGAGGATTTCTAAAATTGCACCCATATTTAGATGGTGTAATGGAAGAATTAGCTGAGCAACAAGATGGGGTTGCTGAAAGATTAATTGCTATTAATGGTAATCCGATTTCTACCTATGAAGAAGTATTAGAAGAAACCAATGTTCCAGATCAAATCGGTAGCTGGGACTTATCAATTGAAGAAAGATTCCAATTAATTATAAATGCATACAAACAATTGCGAGATGATTATGAAAGAGGGATCAAGATTAGTGAAGGAGAAGGAGACGACTCAACTAATGACCTATTGATTTCCTATCATACCGCGATCGAAAAAAGAATTTGGATGATGTCAGCTGAACTTGGTCAACGTCCAGGTGAAGGTGAATAG
- the rbsK gene encoding ribokinase — MNKVTIVGSINVDNIMHIKKLPQPGETIAMSEFSKAAGGKGANQAVASSRAKNETIFVGRVGDDDNGRFMLEQFKENGINVDHVAITPNQQTGQAYILLQETGQNSIIIQHGANFDVTAEDVRNAKSQIEDSDFVIAQFETPIEATIEAFKIAREAGKITILNPAPARTDIPEELLELTDLITPNETEAESITGIKVDSEESMKKSSEIFHQMGIKGVIITIGERGSYVSYEDIEEIVPAFKVKAVDTTAAGDTFLGALSSELKPDLSNLRDSVIYASKSSSFTVQKLGAFPSIPTREVVEEALKEKN, encoded by the coding sequence ATGAATAAAGTTACAATTGTTGGGTCAATTAACGTTGATAATATTATGCATATTAAGAAACTTCCTCAACCAGGAGAAACAATAGCAATGTCTGAATTTTCAAAAGCTGCTGGTGGTAAGGGAGCAAATCAAGCCGTAGCAAGTAGTCGAGCAAAAAATGAAACAATTTTTGTTGGACGTGTTGGGGATGATGACAATGGGCGCTTTATGCTTGAGCAATTTAAAGAAAATGGAATTAATGTCGACCATGTAGCTATAACTCCAAACCAACAAACTGGACAAGCTTATATTTTGCTTCAAGAGACAGGGCAAAATTCAATTATTATTCAACATGGTGCAAATTTTGACGTAACAGCAGAAGATGTTAGAAATGCGAAAAGTCAAATTGAAGATAGTGATTTTGTGATTGCTCAATTTGAAACACCAATTGAAGCAACTATTGAAGCTTTTAAGATTGCTAGAGAAGCTGGTAAAATTACTATTTTAAATCCTGCGCCTGCCCGTACTGATATCCCAGAAGAATTATTAGAGTTAACCGACTTGATTACTCCTAATGAAACTGAGGCTGAGAGTATTACAGGAATTAAAGTTGACAGTGAAGAGTCAATGAAGAAGAGTAGCGAAATTTTTCATCAAATGGGAATTAAGGGTGTAATTATCACAATTGGTGAACGTGGATCTTATGTTTCTTATGAAGACATTGAAGAGATTGTTCCAGCTTTCAAAGTAAAGGCAGTTGATACAACAGCAGCTGGTGATACATTCTTAGGTGCTTTATCTAGCGAATTGAAGCCTGATTTAAGTAACTTAAGAGATAGTGTAATTTATGCATCCAAATCATCCTCATTTACAGTTCAAAAATTAGGTGCATTTCCATCTATTCCAACTAGAGAAGTAGTTGAAGAAGCTTTGAAGGAGAAAAACTAA
- the rpiA gene encoding ribose-5-phosphate isomerase RpiA: protein MNKTEQDQLKKEAATKAAKMVEPNSVLGVGTGSTVAFFIDALGERKEKEGFSLKHIVTTSNRSKKQLEGLGFKVDELADIDQADLTVDGADRVDDNLDGIKGGGGALTLEKNVAINSKKIIWIVDESKLVHHLSGFPLPVEVLPVSAEQNFKRFEEEGLKPQWRLDDEGKRYVTHYGNYIIDLAADPTPVPHGLADYLDHTVGVVEHGLFLDMCDEVIIAHSDGTIEDKKRK, encoded by the coding sequence ATGAATAAGACAGAGCAAGATCAATTAAAAAAAGAAGCGGCTACTAAAGCAGCTAAGATGGTAGAGCCTAATTCTGTTTTAGGAGTTGGAACAGGTTCAACAGTTGCATTTTTTATCGATGCATTAGGCGAACGCAAAGAAAAAGAAGGTTTTAGTTTAAAGCATATTGTTACTACTTCTAACCGTAGTAAGAAGCAACTTGAAGGACTGGGCTTTAAGGTTGATGAATTAGCAGATATTGATCAAGCCGATTTAACAGTAGATGGCGCTGATCGAGTAGACGATAATTTAGATGGAATCAAAGGCGGCGGTGGTGCCTTAACTCTAGAAAAAAATGTCGCTATCAACTCAAAGAAGATTATTTGGATTGTTGATGAATCAAAACTTGTTCATCACTTAAGTGGCTTTCCGCTTCCAGTTGAAGTATTACCAGTGTCTGCTGAACAAAACTTTAAGCGTTTTGAAGAAGAAGGTTTGAAGCCTCAATGGCGTTTAGATGATGAGGGTAAGCGTTATGTAACGCATTACGGTAATTACATCATTGATTTAGCTGCTGATCCAACTCCAGTACCACACGGTTTAGCTGATTATCTAGACCACACAGTTGGTGTAGTTGAGCATGGCTTGTTTTTAGACATGTGTGATGAAGTCATCATTGCACATAGTGATGGTACAATTGAAGATAAGAAGAGAAAATAA
- a CDS encoding nucleoside hydrolase: MSKKPLIISTDPGIDDIAAMTISLFADELDVKMIVPTWGNVSLAHTLQNTLDLENFLHTKVPVVKGANQPLVRPAISAASVHGETGIAGFKFEKANDDLLEPGLAATKMYEAIKNSPEKVTLLGVGPLTDFALLFKQYPDVVENVAEVYIMGGNIGHGNHSPFAEYNIAGDPEAAQIVFHSGLPVYVAPLEIGDKAHLTQDQMDKIKECGEVGKMLYSMFSNIHEPDGDTRIKIYDPTAVGIMLHPEFFTLKPANVEIELAGRYTYGASVMDFLSEKHNAQIATDVDTEKFAAWFIDSIKTANNGRK, encoded by the coding sequence ATGTCAAAAAAGCCCTTAATTATTAGTACAGATCCAGGTATTGACGATATTGCTGCAATGACAATCAGTCTTTTTGCAGATGAACTTGATGTTAAAATGATTGTTCCAACCTGGGGAAATGTTTCTTTAGCTCACACTTTACAAAACACTCTTGATTTAGAGAACTTTTTACACACAAAAGTTCCTGTAGTCAAGGGCGCTAATCAGCCGTTAGTACGTCCAGCAATTAGTGCAGCTTCTGTTCATGGTGAAACAGGAATTGCTGGCTTTAAATTTGAAAAAGCTAATGATGATTTATTAGAGCCGGGACTTGCTGCTACTAAGATGTATGAAGCAATTAAAAACAGTCCTGAAAAAGTTACTTTATTAGGAGTTGGTCCTTTAACTGACTTTGCCCTTTTATTTAAGCAGTACCCTGATGTGGTAGAAAATGTTGCTGAAGTTTATATTATGGGTGGAAATATTGGGCATGGAAACCATAGTCCATTTGCGGAATATAATATTGCAGGTGATCCAGAAGCAGCACAGATAGTTTTCCATTCCGGCTTGCCAGTTTATGTAGCTCCACTTGAAATTGGAGATAAAGCTCATTTAACTCAAGATCAGATGGACAAGATTAAAGAATGCGGCGAAGTTGGTAAAATGCTTTATTCGATGTTTTCTAATATTCATGAACCTGATGGAGATACTCGAATTAAGATTTATGATCCGACAGCGGTTGGAATTATGCTTCATCCTGAATTCTTTACTTTAAAGCCAGCTAATGTTGAAATTGAATTAGCGGGACGCTATACATATGGTGCTAGTGTGATGGATTTCTTAAGTGAAAAACATAATGCACAAATTGCAACAGACGTTGATACAGAGAAGTTTGCAGCTTGGTTCATTGATAGTATCAAGACTGCTAATAATGGGAGAAAATAA
- a CDS encoding GntR family transcriptional regulator, producing the protein MTDLVYRSVMRDIKQKILNNEYEDMRLPDERSLSDYYHVSRSSMKRALGLLAQQGIVFKKRGSGTFINPLYLKNQALFKYEGSNLGITDSFSVPGKKQSIELLDYQVIKADEDLRQDLFLKDSDFVYQIKRLRLLDDQPFLIETGFIPIKITPELNPDILKGSLFNYLEDTQNKTVTRSFLTITVEPSTLEDQSKLMLAPNEPVGVMEGIFFLDDGTPFEVSNMRIHYKYMKYNTFVNLSQE; encoded by the coding sequence ATGACTGATTTAGTCTATCGCTCAGTAATGCGCGATATTAAACAAAAAATACTTAATAATGAATATGAAGATATGCGTTTGCCTGATGAGCGTAGCCTAAGCGACTATTATCATGTAAGTCGTTCATCGATGAAGCGCGCTTTAGGTTTGCTTGCTCAGCAAGGAATAGTTTTTAAAAAAAGAGGTAGCGGAACATTTATTAATCCGCTATATTTGAAAAATCAGGCACTTTTTAAGTATGAGGGATCAAATTTAGGTATTACTGATTCCTTTAGTGTTCCCGGTAAGAAGCAAAGTATTGAGCTGTTAGACTATCAAGTAATTAAGGCCGACGAAGATTTGAGACAGGACTTGTTTTTAAAAGATTCAGATTTTGTTTATCAAATAAAACGGCTTCGTTTGTTAGATGATCAACCATTTTTAATTGAAACAGGGTTTATTCCTATTAAGATTACTCCAGAATTAAATCCGGATATTCTTAAAGGATCCCTCTTTAACTACTTAGAAGATACACAAAATAAAACTGTAACACGTTCATTCTTAACAATTACAGTTGAGCCATCAACTTTAGAAGATCAATCTAAACTGATGCTGGCACCTAATGAACCTGTAGGTGTAATGGAAGGTATTTTCTTTTTAGATGATGGAACTCCATTTGAAGTTTCAAATATGAGAATTCATTATAAATACATGAAGTACAATACTTTTGTTAACTTAAGTCAAGAATAA
- a CDS encoding bacteriocin immunity protein — protein MLEKSITKHDEIIIVLKDLYTSFNKVQIKAYLPLEQTILKVIAKAENHDDAAAWSNKLVMYLQSQIVLKQIPITKEQDTLINSLSEQCKNTNLNYVYLSPVDDSLQFD, from the coding sequence ATGTTAGAAAAATCTATTACAAAGCACGATGAAATTATCATAGTATTAAAAGATTTATATACTAGTTTCAATAAAGTTCAAATTAAAGCATATCTTCCGCTTGAGCAGACAATTTTAAAAGTCATAGCCAAAGCTGAAAACCACGATGACGCAGCTGCTTGGAGCAATAAGTTAGTTATGTATTTGCAATCTCAAATAGTACTTAAGCAAATTCCGATTACTAAGGAACAAGATACTTTAATTAATTCCCTCAGTGAGCAATGTAAAAATACTAACTTAAACTATGTATATCTGTCCCCGGTTGACGATAGTTTGCAATTTGATTAA
- a CDS encoding DeoR/GlpR family DNA-binding transcription regulator, producing the protein MQSQVERLDLIRQKLDEKKTISTREIMKLCHVSFDTARRDVIKLTSTGQAIRIHGGLMKIKQGTVPDYNSRVHVLSPIKNKIAKMTAKYLTADKLIYLNASTTISQLCRYLNGLNATVMTNSIDNAGALMMDNLPNVILLGGYLNKENHYTSSLNSLKEIDQYEFDIAVIGTSSVNKNGVFVVNHSDAQIEREVVNRTKTVILLAEEYKFKEDRSSPYKVMDCKQADILITDNKLDPQYRKYFKKNIKIREVLEEENIKSK; encoded by the coding sequence ATGCAATCACAAGTTGAAAGATTAGATTTAATTAGACAAAAATTAGATGAGAAAAAAACAATTAGTACACGTGAAATTATGAAATTGTGTCATGTCTCTTTTGATACGGCTAGGAGGGATGTAATTAAATTAACCAGCACCGGTCAAGCGATTCGAATTCATGGCGGATTGATGAAAATTAAACAGGGGACAGTGCCAGATTATAATTCTCGCGTCCATGTTTTGTCGCCTATAAAGAATAAAATAGCTAAGATGACAGCAAAATATTTAACAGCTGATAAGTTGATATATTTGAATGCTTCGACGACTATTTCGCAATTATGTCGCTACCTTAACGGGTTAAATGCAACAGTGATGACAAATTCGATTGATAATGCGGGTGCCTTAATGATGGATAACTTGCCTAATGTTATCTTATTAGGCGGCTATTTGAATAAAGAGAACCACTATACATCTTCTTTAAATAGTTTAAAAGAAATAGATCAATATGAATTTGATATTGCAGTAATCGGGACATCATCGGTTAATAAAAATGGAGTTTTTGTAGTTAATCACTCTGATGCACAAATTGAAAGAGAAGTAGTTAATCGAACAAAAACAGTTATTTTATTGGCAGAAGAATATAAATTTAAAGAAGATAGATCTTCTCCGTATAAGGTCATGGATTGCAAACAAGCTGATATTTTGATTACAGATAATAAGCTTGATCCCCAGTATCGAAAATATTTTAAAAAGAATATTAAGATTCGGGAAGTACTTGAGGAGGAAAATATAAAAAGTAAGTAA